The sequence tattaatgtttgaAAATTCAGTGCGCTCCTTGATGCcaaggttttttgtttttactctgagctTCAAGCTCTTAAATCTGACGAGTGTTTTCCCCTTCTTAAATGGTTCAATATAAGTTTTCTAGTGGacatttttatttctctctCATTAGAATTTGAGCACTCTGGGGCATCCCATGCACTTTTTAAATGACCACAGAAAAAGTCAAACCAATGTCAGTCAAGAGTAGGCAAGCCATTGATTGTTTAACTGTTGAGGGTGTAAGTACTGCATTAAGATTTTGACTGTTGCATCTTTCTGTTGTTCTTTCCTTTTCACAGGTCTCCATCTCCTGAGCCCATCTACAACAGCGAGGGCAAGAGGCTTAACACGCGTGAATATCGTACACGCAAGAAACTGGAGGAAGAGAGACATTCTCTCATTACGGAGATGGTGGGACTGAACCCTGAATTCAAACCCCCTGCCGACTACAAGTATGGCTACTGCCAATGAACTTCTCTCTCTGGTTTTGCAGTGTCTGTTATTTACTTGTTTTTCTTCTTACTCAGACCACCAGCTACTCGTGTGAGTGATAAGGTGATGATTCCTCAGGATGAATATCCAGAGATCAACTTTGTTGGGCTTTTGATTGGGCCACGGTAAGTTGCATGATTGTTGTTTTTGGCTGATTCTATAGTCTCTACATCATAAAGTAACTTGGTCTATTGCTTGTTTCTCCAGTGGAAACACTCTAAAGAACATTGAGAAGGAGTGTTGTGCTAAAATCATGATTCGCGGTAAAGGTTCAGTGAAGGAAGGGAAGGTGGGTCGTAAGGATGGACAGATGCTTCCAGGAGAAGATGAACCTCTTCATGCACTGGTCACTGCTAACACCATGGAGAATGTCAAGAAAGCTGTAGAGCAGGTGATTTTCCCCTTTAATCGTTCTTGCACCTGGAGATCAAAACTGGTTTTCAAAATTTAatactgtgcctttaatgcATTTAGAAATCagtttaataaaaatgcatagcTATCAGCTTTAACAATCATTCTATTGCATGTTTTTAAGTGCATTCTTTTTGTCCACAGATCCGTAATATCCTCAAGCAGGGCATTGAGACCCCCGAGGACCAGAATGATCTGAGAAAGATGCAACTGAGGGAACTGGCACGCCTCAATGGCACTCTGAGAGAGGATGATAACAGGTGGGATTTCCTGACCCTTTACTCAGAGAAACATGCCTTTAAATTTTGTAGATggattttagtttatttattgtCCTTTCGGAAAATCTTTTTGCATCTGTGGCACCCTTCAGTCAACAATAACAATTagcaaatacaaacaaacatcaacagattgcaacaataataataataataaaaaaaaaaccattgaaCACCATTTGATGCGTATGTGTACTTCTTCCTTTCAGGATCTTACGCCCATGGCAGAGCACAGAGCCTCGCAGCATCACAAACACAACTGTCTGTACAAAGTGTGGTGGAGCAGGTCACATCTCATCAGACTGCAAGTTTACCAGGCAAGCCCATCCACCAGTGATCagcaattatttattattttaactttttctcCCCTCCAAGAAGTGTACCACCTTCTGGTTATGTCAGGTAAAGTTCAGACAGCACAATGGGGTTAATTGTATTTCTCTTCCCTGCAGTTCCTTTGCTCCCCGGGCAGGCGAACCACCCCAGTCTGCTCAGGATAAGGCCCGTATGGATAAAGAGTACTTGTCTCTCATGGCAGAGTTAGGAGAGGCTCCGGTCCCAGCGTCTGGTGGGGGCCACAGCAATCCTCCCCCTGGTGGACCTCGTCCAGCAGGACCCAACAACAACCAACCACCACCAGTAAGACCAATTCTTCATAATGTACACACATACACCACTGTtctaaagttattttatttttttgtagatATAGTCTTcaatgctcaccaaagctgcatttatttgatcaaaaatacagtaaagcagacattttggaaatattttctgttttaatatattttggaaggtaatttattcctgtgatggcaaagctgaattttcagcagccattactccagtcttcattgtcacatgatctttcagaaatcattctaatatgctggtttggtgctcaagaagcatttcataatgttgaaatcagttgttggaaactgatactttttttttttttttttttttaatttaaaagaacagcatttgtttgatcaatttaatgcatccttgctgaatataaatattactttgttccaaaaacaacaacaacaaaaaacacccAAGAACCACCACCAAAACGCACACTTTCTCTCTCTACCTCTATTTCTCTATCTCTCTAAACACTTTTTAGAATCGTCCTCCTTGGATGAATTCAGGCCCTGCTGATAACAGGAATTTCCATGGCATGCACCAGGGTCCTGGTGGGCCTCATAACTTTCCTCCACCAATGCCAAACATGGGCGGCCCACCTATGCCACCAAACCCCAATGGAATGCCTCCACCCTGGATGCAGCCGCCCCCCCCTCCAATGGGCCAGGGCCCAGCACCACCTGGACACCCAATGAGTGAGTATACCCCGTGATGTTTAGACTTTCAGTCATACAATTCCTGCTTAATAAAGTGTAATAAAACATTTCCTTAGAAGGTTGGAAGTAGGGCTGGATGATTAAttgaaaccgaaattcagaacctctaactgacgtaattttcccatgatttagacgatcggatgtgtattattatatcaagCTCAGTTCTCGCACAGCTGCattgtggcacgaacactcatacaaacagtagctgcACAAAGCGTGAAGATCGCGTTCACAGAGAGGAATgcagaaactagttgtcagcactgtcctgtgatttaccactaaagtagcttagaaactcaacttattatagcatatatttttctactttcgaagttcagaagaagaaaaatatatgctataataacgtatttacaacccacagcttcacaattaatagagagactgtatgactaattcacacatgcAATCGCTCTCATTACGTACTGGTACTGTGAtaatttatctgtatctgatttacaacgaacagaaatatgtaaaatgttaggaaccatagataaaataactgctgaaagtgagctaTGTCATGTCAAATCACTCTTTCAATGGGAAAAAATTTGCACTTTTTatagtcaagcatatttacagtacaaaccttgtaagtgaactatgagggcaaaaataacaaacaaaataataatcgAGGTAAAGTGTTCAATTAattgaggttttgattttaggtcataatcgtccagccctagttGGAAGTATATAATTGTATCTTTACGAGAGGACAAATGCTTTTATATCCAAGCTCATTTTACGACACAACTCCAGGTTGACATCTGTGTTTGGTAATATTAAAGTATGCTTGCTTTTCATACTTGGATACTTAGTGTTCCAGAAAGCTCATTGTTTCCCTCCCTTGCCTGGTATTCAGGTTTATTGCCGCCACCCATGGGTATGATGCCCCCACCTCCACCTCCACCCAACAACCAACCGCCGCCTCCACCCTCAGGACCTCTgccaccatggcaacagcaagCCCCTCCCCCACCACCCACCAGCAGCATGGCAACCAGTGCGCCACTGCCATGGCAACAGAGTAAGTGTATTACAGTAGTACACATTTTGATCTCAATAAAGGTTTTCCTTTAGTCTCTGAttcactttttttcccccccagaTACAACCACCACATCCACCCCTGCCACTGGAAACCTGCCACCCTGGCAACAGCCTCAGCAGACGGCCACCTCAGCCACTCAGCCCCCTCCGCCCCTGGGCACCCCTTCTATGGTGCCACCTCCACCTGGGGTCCAACCGCCACTTCCTCCTGGTGCCCCCCCTCCTCCTCCACCCCCTCCACCTGGCTCAGCAGGCATGATGTACGCGCCCCCTCCCCCGCCTCCACCCATGGACCCTAACTTTGTGACCATGATGGGGATTCCCGGTATGCCACCTTACGGGATGCCTCCTGCGCCTCCACCTCCTCCGCCCCAGAGTTAAAGGCTCAGTTTAGTCTCTGTGGCCCTGTGAACGTGCAGTGATgcctaaaatatatacacaggACTTTATCACGTTCTGTTCATTTAACAGCTTGATGTGATTAGTTGctaaagatttttttcttctattgattGGTCTTGGTTCTAATTTGTTTCCCATGGTTGGACACAAAAATGGACATAGAGAGTATGAGAAGGTATggttaattttgtaaatttgcTTCAATTGTCAATGATTTTTAACTGTAGTATTTGATCTGTTAGtatatttgttcaaaatgactTTGTGCAGggaatgtgtgtttgtttttgtttctgcCAGCCTGCTATTTCATGTTTCATTTCAAACCTTCTTCAGTGAGTAAAAATGACATCTGCTTAAGATTCAGTTAGCATTCCAACAGGTGTATAAACAACCATTTACACTCTTAACCAACTGTGCAATTGTTGCTGCATAGTATAAAAAGACATCAAGATGTTGTAGATGATTGGCTTACTCTATTAGGTGGTCAGTATCATTTTTGTGCTCACCTTGTACTCCCACCCCTcctaaaatttttatttaaaagaactTTTCATTAATGCCTTCCACCAAAtgtatttcaatatttttgtaatgaAGCATTCAACTAAATAAAAGTTGGCATGGTGTTGAATTGTTGGTGTCAATCTTTTACACCTGTTTTTTTAACATCAAGACTTTCTACTCAAGATGGGTAACGCTGAAACCTTAACTTAAATGTAGTGGTTAATGTGGTTGAATTTCTCTTTTCCCAAAAGACACTcgtaaacatttgaaatataaagtGGGTTAGTGTCTCTCTGTTCTCACCAGCAAGAATGTTTGCTGCTGCCTTCCTCATCCTCTATAAAGGTAGTTGTCCGTCCTGCATTGGTTTTCActagctctgtgtgtgtgtgtgtgcgtgcgcgcGCATAACACCTGAAATGAAAAGCTCCTAGTTCTGTTTTTGTGTAATCTTTCttcaaaacaagaaaaattagCTTTTATTATAGTAGTTGTGGTTTAAATTTACTTTTGAGAAAATTGGTATGCCTGTTGTGCACAGGGTATAAGGGATGGGTGTTCAAGAGGAAAAAATGACAACCCtcttataatttaaaaaaagtagttACATATTGTTGATCATATTTTAATTAAGTTATGCTATTTAACAATATAAACTATAGGGCTGTTATATACCATTTGAATAAAATGGTATATAAGTATCAACAAAAATCCGTCTTACCATAATCCATTTGCACTGCAATTACAATTGcctaaataatgttatgagggCCAGGGTATATTCTGGAAAACATTATTTGCCAGTCATGTCTACAGGGTTTTTCCTGGCTCAAAATGAGGCAGAGGTGGTAAAATCCTGATCGCATcagaaaaaaacactttgaCAAGCACGTGTTTTAGGTATTTTAATATTAAGAGAATACGATTTGTATTTTGAGAACACTATCATAtatacagtgcttcccacaggactgtgaattttttttttggtggttgTACCTCTGTCCCTATAGGGCggtccgggggcatgctcccTCTGAAGacaattttgtacattttaaagataaatTCATTAATCTGGTGCTCTTTAGGAGTTCAAAATTAAGAGCTCATGTTCAGTGTGCAATCTGAACAAAGAAAAAGTCTTGTACCTGAACTTTAAATGAGACTCTATAGCAGACATCCCAAGTCTCCCGGAAGTTCCGGGAGTCTCCCGCATATtgatagcggctccctgatgcccgcAAATTAGTTAAAATCTCCCGGAATCTAGAGCGAGCGAGCAAGAGCGCGCATAGAGACTGTGTTTCAAACCAGCGCGCGCACggcagagagggagagggagcgagagagagaccttgcgtgtgtgtgtgtgtgtgtgtgtgtgtgtgtgtgtgtgtgcgtgtgtgcgtagCGCATGTATGACAGAGAGCATCCCGAATGGCCTTTTtcggcaaatcaaccaatcaattatCAGTGAGGTGAATTGACAAGTTTCATTTCATGTGCATATTATTCAGGCAAGTTGCCAAGGctacatgaaaacaacaaactcCTTAGACCTGTTTAAAGttgcaatggaaaataaataaaagcagtttACATAAATAGTATAAGCAgcttatataaatagtaaaagtaAGTGTACctccctgaaatgactttttgcagATTGGGATGTCTGCTATAGGGCTTGTGCACTAGAGATGTGCAGATCAGCTCTAACATCACCAAAatccactgttaaaaataaatcatccacCCGCCAACTTCCCAAACTTACGATATTCTCTGATTTAGATATCGGCACCTGATCATCTCAAAATAATTATTCAAATTCTCAGTGTCAAGCATGATGATATAACAACAAATAACACTTAGTAGactgcttttaaataaatatctaaaatattttttttttctttggcaAAATTACATTTCCTGTTGAGCTTGtgtatatttttagttaaagttaAGCAATATCTCACGGGGggttttcctttgtgttttatataattGCCACTAGGAGGTGCTCTAGGCATATATATGCTTTCCTTGATTGGTTTTCCCTGAATAGAAATTCGTTGTCAttgaaaacgaaagtaaaagaGTGCAGCACATTCCTTGAGAGTTACTCgtctttattaaaatcaacacaTTAATAATCCACCCGTGAGAATGGACAGCAATGGAGCCGTGGTAAAGGGGTATTTGAGCATGTGACTGCCTGTCTGAGGCACGAAATTTGACGGAGACGGCCGCTTCGTAATTCTCTatgcaggaaaaaccctgcCTCTAGCAATAGGCAAAGCATGTTGTACACGCCGTTTACAAACACGTGATGGATAACTCACAAAGCAAATCATTATTTTCCCAGCGCGATATAGGGGTTATGCGAAATCTAACTTCCATATtctgtaaaacagatcagatcgcTTCCGGTTTAGGTCTTTTATatgtgcttcatgaaaaaattgGTGTTTTATTCAAGTTAACTTAAAAGGAGCGAGCAAAGATAAGCATAACTGATGTCCCCCGCATATGCAGATCGATATTTAAAAGCTTTCTTCACTTTTCATCTTCACACTAACGTTTAGATATTTAATAGAATAAAACTCCTATAACAATATGAAATAGGTAGTTTCGCTGATTACCTTCGCTGATTAGTCCACAGATATGCTGTCAGTTCATACTGCTGTTAAcactttaaaggtgataaagaggatcttttcgtcgactgagaaactaaagactgttactgagtttttgaaatgagctcatgcgtaagaacaaccccccttcctttcgaaggaacgcctcccaaaactcgtgcacgagtattggaacacgagtgtttaccaccggcattcgctgtgtcgtgttagtggattcattatgtcggactcaccgcaggtaacacataatctgcagttgttactcctgtctccggacaaaaacattgcatacggcgcctgtggagtgcggaaagttactggagcgcgcagccgcgctcgtctctcacaaggaacgtcatggcagtgattgacaagccagagggccaatccgcgcacgtctctcacaaggaatgtcacggcagtgattgacaagccagagggctgattggctgatgtttttaaggccctaccttgtgcacagatgatgtatattaatattattcctttcagtgcacctaataaatagtcttttatcagttagtaaagacagtttcaagtaatattgcaaaaatgtataaaacaaaacatcctctttagcacctttaaagcggATGCAATGAGACCAGTTTTCCGGTTTGGTCATGTGACGTTCGACATAtaagcccggaacacaccaagccgatggtcAGCCGTCAGGCAGTTTTTGTttgtaaaggcaggaacacaccaagctgacgccgacgaactagtggcgacgaaagcagactgtgggatTGGCTCAAgcctggaacacaccaagccaacggttggccgtcgggcagtttttgttcgtcggccgactaagttttctcagtgtgttccgcactgtcggctgaagttggtcctcgttggttttttttcggccgatttgacatgttgaatcggtgtCAGAGCTCGTCGGTCAGtcggccatctgatcattctgattgaagctactgccacctgctggtacggaaaggcagtTCTTCTCAAACAGGCACAGaatggacgtgctacttggccgtcggctgtcaagtgtcggtttggtgtgtcaaggcaactttggacccagacgctgctgacgtgagccaaccccgcagtctgctttcgtcgccactagttctgcgcaagatgaaatgcctttccgtaccagcaggtggcagtagctgaacagccagtCAGAATGATTAGATGGCCCGactgaccgacgagctccgacgtcGAAagtcggccgaaaaaaagccgaaaacactgagaaaacttagcaGACCTCTAATTTGTGCACATgcctgatttttatttatttatttatttttttgcattttgtgagTGATGCGACAGTGATGCACCCTCAAACTTCTCACatcatgatgttttattaacaaagttcgggagaAACAAAATCAAATAAGCTATCCAATTATCACAATTAGCTGTcaacaatcagtaatcaacatctaCCCAATCAGAATGAGTACGTTACATGCTATAACCACAGTCAACTCACCCATGAATCCTCGAcagttttcagcatccctccacagacatcccaagtctcccggaagttccgggagtctcccgcatattgatagcggctccctgatAACCGCAAATTAGTTAAAATCTCCCGGAATCTAGAGCGAGCGAGCAAGAGCGCGCATAGAGACTGTGTTTCAAACCAGCGCGCGCACggcagagagggagagggagcgagagagagaccttgcgtgtgtgtgtgtgtgtgcgtgtgtgcgtagCGCATGTATGACAGAGAGCATCCCGAATGGCCTTTTtcggcaaatcaaccaatcaattatCAGTGAGGTGAATTGAcaagtttaatttcatgtgcATATTATTCAGGCAAGTTGCCAAGGctacatgaaaacaacaaactcCTTAGACCTGTTTAAAGttgcaatggaaaataaataaaagcagtttACATAAATAGTATAAGCAgcttatataaatagtaaaagtaatcttcatatttaaacataattaacGAATAATTGCATATGCCTATAGCTTAGctccttcctctttttttttttttttttttttttggggtggggggtgggggggggggggtgtacctccctgaaatgactttttgcagATTGGGATGTCtgcctccaccaccccgtctcctcacactcacTTGGTTACTTCCTAACCTAAAATAGGGGGGTGGGGGTAGCTACTCTGTGTTCGGgccaaataccgagctcggagccctttccccagacagcacgccaaatatgtataccatttattttatctgacttatttataagtgtgaactcgtgaatttCTCGTGTCCTGTCACCTCAGTTAGCAGTGTGCGAATTATTCAGTGCTTTTAGGATGGTCAACTTCTGTAAAAAGTTTTTACCAGTAATTTCTTTCGCAAATGTCTTCTGAGAACTATTATTTACTTTcttcttatttgttttttgattgcatttaaatagtttaattCTTAATTTATTAAGACC is a genomic window of Megalobrama amblycephala isolate DHTTF-2021 linkage group LG3, ASM1881202v1, whole genome shotgun sequence containing:
- the sf1 gene encoding splicing factor 1 isoform X2; the encoded protein is MVGLNPEFKPPADYKPPATRVSDKVMIPQDEYPEINFVGLLIGPRGNTLKNIEKECCAKIMIRGKGSVKEGKVGRKDGQMLPGEDEPLHALVTANTMENVKKAVEQIRNILKQGIETPEDQNDLRKMQLRELARLNGTLREDDNRILRPWQSTEPRSITNTTVCTKCGGAGHISSDCKFTSSFAPRAGEPPQSAQDKARMDKEYLSLMAELGEAPVPASGGGHSNPPPGGPRPAGPNNNQPPPNRPPWMNSGPADNRNFHGMHQGPGGPHNFPPPMPNMGGPPMPPNPNGMPPPWMQPPPPPMGQGPAPPGHPMSLLPPPMGMMPPPPPPPNNQPPPPPSGPLPPWQQQAPPPPPTSSMATSAPLPWQQNTTTTSTPATGNLPPWQQPQQTATSATQPPPPLGTPSMVPPPPGVQPPLPPGAPPPPPPPPPGSAGMMYAPPPPPPPMDPNFVTMMGIPGMPPYGMPPAPPPPPPQS
- the sf1 gene encoding splicing factor 1 isoform X1 gives rise to the protein MATGANATPLGKLHPSIGAKRGFESGPGAGLMAPPGPAVSFPLQNFQQPQLTNPGFSQFPGAVSSALSNPVGVVLPAQAGSGDFGQKKRKRSRWSSETPDQKTVIPGMPTVIPPGLTRDQERAYIVQLQIEDLTRKLRTGDLGIPVNPEDRSPSPEPIYNSEGKRLNTREYRTRKKLEEERHSLITEMVGLNPEFKPPADYKPPATRVSDKVMIPQDEYPEINFVGLLIGPRGNTLKNIEKECCAKIMIRGKGSVKEGKVGRKDGQMLPGEDEPLHALVTANTMENVKKAVEQIRNILKQGIETPEDQNDLRKMQLRELARLNGTLREDDNRILRPWQSTEPRSITNTTVCTKCGGAGHISSDCKFTSSFAPRAGEPPQSAQDKARMDKEYLSLMAELGEAPVPASGGGHSNPPPGGPRPAGPNNNQPPPNRPPWMNSGPADNRNFHGMHQGPGGPHNFPPPMPNMGGPPMPPNPNGMPPPWMQPPPPPMGQGPAPPGHPMSLLPPPMGMMPPPPPPPNNQPPPPPSGPLPPWQQQAPPPPPTSSMATSAPLPWQQNTTTTSTPATGNLPPWQQPQQTATSATQPPPPLGTPSMVPPPPGVQPPLPPGAPPPPPPPPPGSAGMMYAPPPPPPPMDPNFVTMMGIPGMPPYGMPPAPPPPPPQS